The genomic stretch GGAGATGTTCTCAAAAAATACGTGCTGCAGCATAGTATTGATTTTGGTTTTTCGGATTCGTTTCGGGACTGGGTACAGAAGGACAATCGGTTTCTGAATAATTTGGTAGATCGAATCGTCACGGGTGCCCCTTCCGAGGAAGAGGCGGCTGTACTCACAGAACGTTTTGGATATGAAGATAAGCTGATGACCTTAGCTGAGCCTTATCATCTGTGGGCGATTGAAGGGGAACCGGACCTTGATGACAGACTTCCGCTTGCGCAAGCAGGACTGAATATCCACTGGACCTCAGATCTAAAGCCGTTTCAGCTTCGGAAGGTACTTCTCCTAAATGGTTCTCATACCCTCATGACCCCGATAGCCATACTCAAAGGTCAGACATATGTGCGTGAGACGATGGAAGACAGCGAGCTTGGAGTATTTGTAAGAGAAGCAGCGGAAAAAGAAATCATTCCTGCCCTTGATCTGCCTGAGGAGGAAATGCAAAGTTATGTCAAAGAAGTGTGGGATCGTTTCCTGAATCCTTATATCAATCATAAACTGACGGATATTATGCTTGGCTCTATCTCTAAGTTCAAAGTAAGACTGCTTCCGACCCTGCTTGAAAGTATCAACAAAAACGGGGTTCTGCCTGAGCGAATCGTCACTTCTTTTAGTGCACTGCTTCGTTTATATAGGGCGGAACATACGGATAAAGGATATGTGTCAAGCACTTTTAGCGGGCAGATAGTAATCCTGCGGGATGAGGAACAGCTGCTTGCATCCTTGGCTCAGTATTGGTCCCAGTATAGCGGCGCTAATATGAATGAGGTCGTTTCGTATATATTGGCAGATGAACAAATATGGGGACAGAACCTTGATCTGATCTCCGGGCTGCGGGATCAAGTGGCAGAGCATCTGAACAAGTGGGAAGAGGAGGAGCATAATGAATACGTATGAATCTTCTGTAGTGGACTGGACACGGCTTCATCCGAATGATGATGTGCTCATTGCACTCCGTAATCTAAACGCAGGTGAACAGATTGAGGTAGCCAGCGGACAACATATCATTTTGAAAGAGGATGTCCCAAAAGGGCACAAGTTTGCCGTAAGGGAGCTTCAAGCTGGCGAACATATTATGAAATACGGTTATTCCATAGGTATCGCTAAGGAACAGATCGAGACAGGAAGATGGCTTCATACACACAATGTCAGCACAGGACTAAGCGGACTGATTGATTACGAATATATAAAAACCCCTCTAGAGAAACCGGCGGTTGTTCCTGCCAATCTTCATACTTTTCAGGGATACAGACGAAGTAACGGAAAGGTTGGAATTCGTAACGAAATCTGGATTATTAATACGGTTGGATGTATCAACAAAGTATGTGAGGCACTTGCGAAAATGGGGAATACAGCATTTCAGGGCCGTGTGGACGGGGTCTATCATTTTGCTCATCCGTTCGGCTGTTCACAGCTTGGTGATGATCTTAAGTATACTCAGCAGCTCCTTGCGTCCCTTGTATCCCACCCCAATGCCGGCGGCGTATTAGTCATTGGGCTTGGCTGTGAGAATAATCAGATCGAAGAATTTAAGACGTTTATTCCAGCTGAGGATGGGGAGAGAGTGCGATTCTTAAAAGCACAGGAAATTGATGATGAGATGGCCGAAGGGCTGCGCTTATTAGAAGAACTGACGGAGCTTGCGGAGAAGCAGGAGCGTGAACCTGTTCCGATATCTGAACTTACCATTGGTCTGAAATGCGGCGGTTCCGATGGTTTCTCGGGGATCACAGCGAACCCTCTCGTTGGGGCTGTATCCGATAAACTCGTTGCAGCTGGCGGTACAGCCATTCTTACCGAAGTACCAGAAATGTTTGGAGCGGAAACGATTCTGATGAACCGAGCTCGCAGTGAAGAGGTTTATGAAGAGCTTGTGAGCTTAATCAACA from Paenibacillus polygoni encodes the following:
- a CDS encoding UxaA family hydrolase; this translates as MNTYESSVVDWTRLHPNDDVLIALRNLNAGEQIEVASGQHIILKEDVPKGHKFAVRELQAGEHIMKYGYSIGIAKEQIETGRWLHTHNVSTGLSGLIDYEYIKTPLEKPAVVPANLHTFQGYRRSNGKVGIRNEIWIINTVGCINKVCEALAKMGNTAFQGRVDGVYHFAHPFGCSQLGDDLKYTQQLLASLVSHPNAGGVLVIGLGCENNQIEEFKTFIPAEDGERVRFLKAQEIDDEMAEGLRLLEELTELAEKQEREPVPISELTIGLKCGGSDGFSGITANPLVGAVSDKLVAAGGTAILTEVPEMFGAETILMNRARSEEVYEELVSLINNFKQYYVNHGQNIYENPSPGNKEGGITTLEEKSLGCTQKGGHSEVVDVVAYGKKVTKKGLNIVEAPGNDLVSVTALSAAGAHIVLFTTGRGTPFGGPVPTVKIATNSDLANRKKHWIDFNAGQLLEGKAMDDLANEFLAELIDIASGNKVTNSERYGFREIAIFKDGVIL
- a CDS encoding tagaturonate reductase; its protein translation is MTVKKDYPRLSLQNNNSHLHSGKAEIKQLPVKVLQIGEGNFLRGFADWMIYESAVKGAFKGTVAVTQPRRKGRGKLLTIREQDGLYTLLTRGIVNGTAVEKTSIIPILSRTIDPYEEWQDFLQLAVSPDLDIIISNTTEAGLTYLETRYEEGVPIDSFPGKLTVFLHERYTHYSGSKESGLLILPCELVDRNGDVLKKYVLQHSIDFGFSDSFRDWVQKDNRFLNNLVDRIVTGAPSEEEAAVLTERFGYEDKLMTLAEPYHLWAIEGEPDLDDRLPLAQAGLNIHWTSDLKPFQLRKVLLLNGSHTLMTPIAILKGQTYVRETMEDSELGVFVREAAEKEIIPALDLPEEEMQSYVKEVWDRFLNPYINHKLTDIMLGSISKFKVRLLPTLLESINKNGVLPERIVTSFSALLRLYRAEHTDKGYVSSTFSGQIVILRDEEQLLASLAQYWSQYSGANMNEVVSYILADEQIWGQNLDLISGLRDQVAEHLNKWEEEEHNEYV